The Panicum virgatum strain AP13 chromosome 3N, P.virgatum_v5, whole genome shotgun sequence genome includes the window CTCCGAGCTCTTTGGACCAAATAGCGTCGGTGTGAATCACAACATCCTAATCACTAATATCCCACTGGGCTCATTCCTCTATGGCCAGATTGCTGCCATGGTATACGACGCAAATGGCCAAAGGATGTCAGTAATGGATAACCGCACTGGCACTATTGACACCATGATTGTGTGCATGGGGGTGAAGTGCTACTCAACCACCTTCTTCGTGTGGGGTTGCATCACATTGCTGGGGTTAGCATCGAGCATAGTCCTACTCAGAAGAACAAAACCAGCTTATGCTACTGCTGCAAGTCGATCATCAAGTTGTAAGCACCTTCAGCAAGTTTCCAGAGAAACTCCTTGATCAGTCCCTTGCTGCTTTGAAATCACTGTTAGCTTGTACAAAATTTTGGTTTAGTTTTAGCTGAAACGGTTAATAGATACACAAAATGAGTACCACCATAAGACACATCAAGAGGATAGGAAATTACTAGCTTAGCAGTATTCAATTTACTGGGCATTAATACTAAAAAGTAGGCCCAAGATTTCATGAATCAACTTGGAATGTTTGTTGCTGGTTGAATTAAGATGTACAAAATTCTACATCTTTACTGTTGTTATTTACTCTCTCTCCGCTTCAAAATACATGTTTATGACATCGACAAGGCGTAAAAGGTGAAACTTTGACCAATGAAAATATGACATTTCAAAGGAAGGTAATTAAATATTTTGAAAGTACTTCTCATGGTTAATCTAGAACATCGATCTTACATTTTCAATCTATATTATCTTTTATATGgtcaaagtaaaaaaaaaagttaccgACAGGAATCCTAGAACGATACGTATTTTGTATCGAGGTAGTAATATATGATTATATGATGACTCAGCACATGCTAGAGTTCAGAGCAAATAACTTATCTTTCAATCTTTGCCAGGGCAATACCGTTTACATTAAATAAGCAGAGCAATGAGTTTTCTAAATAGCAGAAAATGAAACACAGTTATTAAATTAAATTTTGGAAGGATGGTCTAGATGGACCCCTCTAGTGAGCTGTAATAGGAAAAGAACTATACTTCACTAAGCAGTCCATGGAGCATTCAATTATCATGAAAACAAATGGACCTCTGCCACCTTTCTGAAcctataaatataattttgctattatactgTTAAAACAATATACTACAAAGTGAAATCCAGTGTGGACGAGTACAAGTTGGCATGCCTATAAACATTCCTGGAAGCTATCATCCAGGCATCCAGCAATTTTAGGGAAGTAGGAGAGATCAAGATGCTCAGAAATTAACAGCTGGTATGTAAATTACAAGACTAGAATTCAATTTACAGGGCATTAACGCTAACAAGTTGGCCCAAGATggaattgcatcagtttggacTGTTGTTGCAGGTAGAGTGGATTTGTGTGCAAAATCTTCCATATATACTGTTTTTATATAATACTTAATGACATAAAGTATGCAGATTTTTGTGCCGAAAACAATAATCAAATAACTCTTTTTCAATCATTGTCAAGGTGATGATGATACAGCAAACAAGGAGTCAGATGAGATTCTTCAAATAGCACAAAATGATATGCAACATCTTTAAATTTTGCAAGAATGGTCTAGATGGACTATTCCTGCAACAAGTAACTAAAAGTTACTATACTTCAATGAGCAATCCACGGAGTATACAATTATCATACAAAGAAACAAACAACTTTCACCCTATTCTAAACATATAACTTCACTGATATGCTGTTAAAACAAAATATAACAAGTGAAATCCAGTCTGAACGTGTACAGTTTAGCTTAATTGTTCCCTCAACAACTTTTTCCCTCTTGAGAAAAAGTTTATCACAGTTTCCTATTAAAGTTCACAGGAAGGTACCATCCATGCATCCAGAAATTTCAAAGATCTAGGACAAATAATTCAACAAGTGCAAACAATTCATATGCATGTTACCTCATTCAAGGAGTCTATAAATGGAGGATGCAAACACTTGACAGGACACATAACTCATGACTATTTCTTCTGTTGTTCATCATGCTTGCGCCATGGATTCAGGGCTTCTCTCATTGCCTGGGCCTCTGGACTGCTTTCCCAAGCTCGTTTTTCAGACTCCAAGACGGTCACcttctttttttgaaacgaatttttttaattttttttttttgaaacgaaagaCGCTCACCTTCTCATCTGTAGCATATGGGGGAAAAATATAAGCGGGATTCCTGTGTAGCAGTGAACAATAGAGAAACCAAATGAACTTGACAGAATGAATGGTGCCAGGTAATCTGAACCACTAATGCGGCCACTAAAATATCCACGGCCTGCTCGGTAGAGATTCTTGCAGCGCTGCTGCAGCTCACACGGCCGTCCAGAAGGAGGACGCACTGAACCGTCCAGTTTAGATAGCCGTTAGTTATTTGTGGTAATTTTGGCAACTTCCCGGTGATTTAAACAGACAATGCCCCATCGGTTTCGTGGTAAACCATCTGCTAGCCAGCATTTGGATGACAGCCAAATTCAAGTGCCGGTGGGATATAGGATGGTAGCTATGctgcttgctgttgctgccctTGGAAGTTTTTCAATCCGCCTAAAAGCTACCAACAACCAAAATTGGGGACTGGACTGTAGATAATTCATTGATGAAAGTCTGATGATGAATTAAATTTTTCAAGAAATTACAAGAGGGAGGGTTGGATGGGGGATCGGTGGGAGCGAGAAGCGTACAGAAGCCGGTGTGGATCATGAAGAGCTCCATGGCGGCACCTATGGAGGCCCCGACCGCCGCGATCTTCAGGTACCAGCCCGCGAACCCCATGACGGTTCGCTCCAAGTGAATCCTCGAGGGCAGGGTGGCCGGAGCGAGCTGAGGTGACGGCAAGGCAGCGGGTTAGGGTGCGTTTGTTCGGAGAGCCAGATAGGATGGAACGTTGCATTCAAGATTTCAGGAACAGGATGGCTCTGTCTttatgtttggttggagggacGGAGTGGCTCCATTTCCTGTTTGGTTAGAAGAATGAGCATTAACAGACTTCTTGTTCCGTTAGCTCCCGTttggtgggacccacatgtcatgcactggacccacatgtcatgcaatggtcttcttcctccccatcccttgctctcctctcctctccgtgAGCACACCTGCCTAGTGCCACCGCCGACTCCATGccccactgcgccgccgcccactgtTGACGCGGGCTCGACGCGCTCGCCatgtggcgccgccgcctcgctgccGCTACCACGGGCTCGcgctggccgcgccgcgccactgCCCGCTGCCGGCAAGGACTCTGCGCCCGGCACACCCGCTGCCTGCCACTGCTCGCCTCCGAGCTCCGagagcgccgcccgcctccgagcTCCGCTAGCGCCCGCGGAAGAAGCTCCCGCTTCGCCGGAGCTCCAACACTGCCGCCCAAATCAGTTCGCCGCAGCCCGattcgtcgcgccgccgccggagcccgcgCTCCCTCACGCCGTcggcctccctccctcgcgcCCTGGCCAGCGCTTCGCCTCCGCCCCAAGCACCGCTCACGCCGCCCGCGCTCCTCTGCGGCGGCCTCCACCCGCGCTCTTCCCGGCCGCGCTCCGCACGAGCTCCACCGGCGGCCGCGCTCTGCCCGGCCTGTGCTGCGCCGGTGGCCTCGCTCCGCCCAGCCCGTGGCCGTGATCCGCCCGCGCTGCCCGAGCTCTGACGGCGGACGTGCTCCGCCCGAGCTCGCGTGGAGCAGAGGTTCGCGGGGAGAAGAAGCACGTCGCCGTGTCGGGAAGCGACGGAGTTAACGGGAGCAAACTGGTTCGACGATTTTGGCGGAGCGAGCTCAACCCGAATATAGAGCGAATATTCGCTGGGGAGAATCGTTCCGCTCCCACGCTCCCGAAGCAAACACGGGATCGAACGGCTCCGTCCCGTGCCGCTCCCGAACCAAACACGACCTTAGAGGTCACCAGCGATGCGAGTGCTTTTTCAGCCGAGCCGACTGCCAAGCCCACCGATGGATCACAATCACACTCATGGCCTAGGCTGTCCTAGAGCAAATTTTGCCATTCAATAATTCAAAATCACAGGGCGTCTGAAGAGTTCTGGTGTGGGCTATTAGTGTAAATTCGGCCCAATATGGTATTCCTATCGGTTGATGtgcgtttttttttatttctcatgGGCTACGCTGtccgcactcgtcatactctaaatTCATCTTCTAAAAGAAATATATCATTCTAGTCATCGAGATTTTCTCCTCTATCCTCATTTTCAccgcactcgtcatactctataTCCCAGTTATCTGTATTTTCTACTCAAATCTATTCTACCACCCACTTCTACCACCACTGACGAGTGGGACCCATCTTATCTCTCTCACCTCTCCCCTATTCTCTTTCTCGGTCTCTCCCCTTCTcaccctcctctgctccccccgcccgcccccccccccccccctcatctCTCTGTCCCTCTcggcgagcaggcggcggctgcgcggtCCTCCCCGGCGGAGCTCAACTCGCGGCGATGGCGGTGCGCACAGCAAAGCCCGCGTCCATGGCCGGCTCGCGGCGGAGGCCCGCGCGGCTGAAGGCGCTCGGCGGGACAGCAAGCCGGAGGCGCGGCTCGCGG containing:
- the LOC120663372 gene encoding uncharacterized protein LOC120663372 produces the protein MGFAGWYLKIAAVGASIGAAMELFMIHTGFYEKVTVLESEKRAWESSPEAQAMREALNPWRKHDEQQKK